In Candidatus Baltobacteraceae bacterium, the sequence ATACCTTTCCGAGCACGCTCGACGTGATGGGATGGGACGTTGCCGAGGACGGGTTGCGCGCGATTTTTTCGCGCGACATTCCGCAGCTCGTCGAAACCCAAATGCGGCCGGTCGTCGATACCTACCTCGCGGAGTCGGGGCTGACGCGCGCCGACATCGACGTTTTTCTCAGCCATCCCGGCGGCACGAAAGTCCTCGACGCGCTCGAATCGGCCTTCGGCATTCCCTCCGGTGCATTGGCCGATTCGCGCGCGGTCCTCACGGAATACGGAAACATGTCGGCGGTGACGCTGCTCTTCGTGCTGGAACGCGCGCTGCGTGAAGGGGCGCTCGCGAGCGGGTCGTGGCGGCGCGCGCTGCTCTCGGCGATGGGGCCGGGATTTACGGCCGCGTTCGTCACCCTGGAACGATGACGCCGCTCTACTGGACTTTGCTCTTCGTCGCACTCTTACGGCTGGTCGAGCTTCGCTACGCCGGCCGCAACACGCAGCGTCTGCTCGCCGGCGGCGGCATCGAGGTCGCTCGGCGGCAATACCCGTGGTTCGTGGCATTGCATGCCGCGTGGCTCCTTTCGATGGCCGTCTTCATTCCGGCATCGGCGGCGCCGAGCATGCCGCTGCTGGCGGTGTTTGCCCTGGCTCAAATCGCGCGCGTCTGGGTGATCGCAACGCTTGGCCCCTATTGGACGACCCGCGTCATCACCGTTCCCGGCGCGCCGTTGATACGCCGCGGTCCCTACGCGTTGATGCGTCATCCGAATTACGCGATCGTATGCGTCGAAATCGCCGTCCTTCCGCTCGCCTTCGGCGCGTGGATAATTGCGCTGACGTTCAGCGCCGCCAATGCCGTGTTGATCGGTTGGCGCATTCGCTGCGAAGACGCCGCGCTGGATGAGCGCCGCTGACGCTTGGTATATATTGCAGAAGGATTCCAGGTGTTCCCGCTGCTTATTAATAATGAGTTAACTCAATATAATGCCGTGGCTCACTCATAAGGAGCGGCTTGCGTGGCTGTAGGCGTCGACCGCATACATCGGTATATCGTCGTTTCAGCTGCGATCACTTTCACGGCATTTGGCTTCGCCGTTTCTTCCGGGATACGCGAAGCATCAGGTGTTACCTAACTTCGTAGGAGGAGCTCATCACACCACAAAGGAGAGAACCTTGAAACGAGTACTCATTACGCTAAGTGCAGCGCTCGTACTGTGCACCATGGCGGTTGTCGGGATTGCTTCGGCGCAAACGACACCGGCCGCAACGACGAGCGGTATCACGGTAGCTCAAGCCACGGCGGCCCCGAAGAAGGATCCGCCCAAACCGCACTTCGTCACCGTTCACGTCGGGGGCATGGGAACGTGGAACGTCGGATCATCGGATCTCGCGCTTCCCTCTAGCTATTGCGCGACGACGCAAGATTGTGGACCCACCGGTCAGTATCAGTTCGCAAATCCGGTCATCCATTTCACCTACGGCATCCAGATCAAGCTCTCGAAGAAATTTTTCCTCAGCTATGCTCATAGCTATGTCAATCAGAACATCGGCCGCGTCGGCATCGCAAGCAAAGTCTGCTCGAGCCTGCCTTGCACTGCCGCCAAAGAGTTCGTGATCCCGTATACGTACCAAAAGCTCAACGACGACCGGGTCGACGACGCGGCGCTGAACTGGCTCGCGGGTCCGGTCACCGTTTCGGGCGGATGGCGCGAGCGCGCGCGCATGTGCTGCGGCAACGGTAATGAAGACAGTGCCGGCGAGACGGCGTGGCACCTGCTCTACCTCAAATTGGCCACTCGCGTCGGCCCGGGCAGCAAGTACTTCGGCAAGCTGTTCGGCCTCGCGGTTGAAGAGGAGTATATTCCCCACAATACCGCCGGCGTCTTCAAGGCCAGCCCATCGGGTTTGGTCGTGCCGACCCAGGGTAGCCTGATGCATACGACGGTCACGCCGAACATCACGTTGCCCATTGGAGATCCGCACACCTCGACGCTCGCGTTCTTCGGCACCTACCTGAACAACTTCGACTACTTCATCAATGCCCCGGTGCCGTATCTCTATAACGAAGTCGACTTCGGGCTCATCAAGAAGTGGCCGCCGTACGTCACCCTGTCGGTCACCAACTCCAACCTCTACGAACATCACGAGGGCTATCCCTATTCGAACGCCGACACCATCAACCGCAACAAGCTGCTGATGGTCCTCGACGTCGCGCTGCCTGTTCTCTAGGACTCGCAGCGACATAGACCAAAAAGGACCCGGCGGACACGCCGGGTCCTTTTTGGAGGCAATCATGAAACGCACCGTCATTTCGCTAGCGGCACTTTTGGCCGCTTACGCGATTCCCGTCTTCGCGCAGACACCGGATAACGAAACGCTCCTCCTGCATCGGCTCGCGGCCATCGGCGGTGGAACGGCTGCGGTCTATGTCGGGACGTTGCCCGCCGACATGCCAAAAGTCCCATTACCTTCGGCTACCATCGTGGGAAGCGTGCACCAATCGCTCGAGTCCCCCGTCACCGTCGATACCTACAACCTGTACTACAATGCCGGGGCGGGCACATTGAAAGCCTATGGCGCCGCGCTCATCGCCGCGGGCTGGAAGGAACAACCCTTTCCCACGAACGCGGGCGGCTTCGTTTCGTCAACCGGTCCGCAGACGGCAATATACTGTAAAGCGAACGCACCGCTGATCACCGCGCAGACCGGAGCGGCGGATCCACAGGACCTTCGCGTCTCGATCAGCGAGCAGGGAACCACCGGCGACCTCATCTGCGGCCGCAATCCGTTGATGGCGCTCGTAAGCAGCGCCTTGCGATCGCCGCTGCCGAAACTGCAGGCGCCCGTAGGCGTCCGCATGTCGGTTTCGCAAATTGGATTTCCAAGCGGTCAGTCCGCCGCGTACATTCACAACGGATCCTCCGCGGGTGCGCTGCTCGACGGTTTCGCGAACCAAATGACCGCCGCCGGCTGGCAGGCCGGCACGAAATCATCCGGCACATCCCTCGCTTCGCAAACATTCCAGAAGGTCGACGCGAAGAACACGCCGTGGCGGTGCGTCATCTCGGTCGTTGCGATCGACGGTAAACCCGGCGAATTCGTCGCCTTCATCAGCACCGCCGATGTGAAGGCGCTCTCGAAAGGCGAAAGCGCGCTCTTCCAACAGTGAGCGTTACCTGTTGGAAGTTCGATTAGGCGTTCCGGTTAGGCAAAAGGAGCCGACGTGTGCGAGAGGCACACGAGGCTCCTTTTAACGACACCGGGGGCCTAAGCAACCTCAAAGAGGCCGGCGGCACCCATGCCGCCGCCAATACACATCGTCACGACCACGTATTTCACGCCGCGGCGCTTGCCTTCGATCAATGCGTGCATCGTCATACGCGCGCCGCTCATACCGTACGGATGCCCGATCGAGATCGCGCCCCCGTCGACGTTGAAGCGCTCGTTGGGAAGGCCGAGCGTGTCGCGGCAGTAGACGGTTTGCACCGCAAAGGCTTCGTTGAGCTCC encodes:
- a CDS encoding isoprenylcysteine carboxylmethyltransferase family protein, giving the protein MTPLYWTLLFVALLRLVELRYAGRNTQRLLAGGGIEVARRQYPWFVALHAAWLLSMAVFIPASAAPSMPLLAVFALAQIARVWVIATLGPYWTTRVITVPGAPLIRRGPYALMRHPNYAIVCVEIAVLPLAFGAWIIALTFSAANAVLIGWRIRCEDAALDERR